Below is a genomic region from Sander vitreus isolate 19-12246 chromosome 15, sanVit1, whole genome shotgun sequence.
ATCATAAAACACCTCAAGTTATTTGAAAATTCTGAGGACAAagaacacataaacacacaatgcCTCAGTGATTCACAGAAGTATATCACAGATCACAGAACTATACCAGGGTGTCTCATGCAGCACTTTAAGTGGGGTTGCATAGTTTATTTGACTCCTGATACCTGGCATCTTTTAGCTTTCACCAGCGCATCAATATCAGGCGTCACATCCTGAGTGGCAGCCAACTTCAGGATGTGATTCAAGTGCTTGTGCGTGAGCCTTGAGCGcagctttgttttatttatgctCATTACAGAGAGAACTTGCTCACAAAGAGATGTGGTTCCAAACATGCACAACCGTTTTGCTGCGAGGGCTGTCAAGTTGGGGTAACCTGGCAAGAGATTCTGATAAAAGTGTCCAAGCCAGCTGCGGCAAATTTGCCCTTCAAATCCGAGTCACACTGCAAGTCTATTATTTCAAGTTGGATGCTGACGGGCAGATCAGAGGGCTTCACGGTGAATGGCGAGCAAAAAACTTTGAAGTCTTTCTCCAGTTCTCCCGTAACAGTCCCGTTATGTTATCTATGGGTCGCGCACACAGACAGGGGAAGTGAGCTGCATCACCACCGGCGAGTTGCGTCTCCCACAATGACAGCTTCAACTTGAAAGAACGTATGCTGTCGTCATAATACTGCGTGACAACTTTGTTGCGGCATGAAGACTCACATAGTGGCGACGAAGGTTATATTCTTTCAGCACTGCGACATGCTGTGAACACACCAAACATACAGCTTTCCCATTCACTTCCGTGAATAAATAGGAGGATGACCATTTTTCTTGGAACACTCTGCACTCCGCgtccacttttcttttttttgacagagACATATTGGGACAATGAGGGTGCCAAAGCACATGATGTTAAAAGTAGAAGCCGTAATAAATATCGCGGGCAAAACAAAGTAGCTCATCCGGACTGGCTGCACTTGCTTGACCTATTTGCTCTGCCCCGGTATAAACAGTTTGCTTGCTTAACACAATTGCTATTCAGTGGACGCAATTGGAACAGCAgtttcttttattgaaaaatTGCAGCTCATTTTTATACTTTACAAAATCATCTCGCCGGCCGGATTAAACCCGGCCGGCCGGATTAAACCCGTCTACGGGCCTGATCCGGCCCGCGGGCCGTACATTTGACACCCCTGATTTAGATCAAATATCGATCTAAATAGGTCATAGGTCCGCTCTGCTTTAAAAATTGAGTACCACCTTTATccacaaagctgacaacaaTCTTCTTTTAagctttttgattattatttgttacattttcacCGCATGGATCTTAATAGGTTCCTACTAATCTTGTGTTTGCTTTGAATGCCTTGCGTTTTCTGCTCCAATTTCTTGTCCTCCAAGCCCACCCACTGAGCAACTTTACCCTCACACAGACATGACTGCCCTGAGATTATTCATTTTCAACACCCTGCCTTTTAATTTGCAATTGAGTCAGGTTACTGTAAACTCAAGTGAGATCAAAAAAGTGGAAACACAATTCTTGGTCACAACACCATGGCCCTGCATTATAAGAAGGAGGCAGGCTCTCTGTAAGTTCATGGAAATTGCTTATCTAAGTGTGAAAGTATGAAACATTGTTTTGTCTAGTTTCAAAAAGGAAGGCAAGTTCAGCTGCTCCTATAAATACAAATGGTCTACGCAATCGTATTGTTGTGTAGAAATCAGCCAGCATTACAATAACACCTTTTAAGAAAGAAACTCCGATGAGACCCACGACTTTAGCAGATGTTCGGTATTATGTCTTGTAATTTAAATTAAACGCTGCGACTTTTATTTACACCTCAGTGTGTCTCTATTAAAAGATAGGTTTAATATTTTATGCTTCAAAGGTGGCTACTCGAGGAAGAGAAATTTGATAAGTTGGGATTGTTGGCATACAACGTGAAGATTTAGTTTCAGAAAAACATTTGTCATAGTGCGAAAACAAACCTAGCATATTCAGCAGTTACTCCGAAACTGATTACAACAAGGAAGTGTTGTAGTGTATGCTCTTTTTAGTTTGGCTGTATTAAGCGTTTTTCTCCGTTCTTATTATGTTACCTGTccctttttaatgtcttttttttcttcttctcttcctttcACTAACCTgttatttgtctgtttgtccCAGGTGATGGCGTGGTCATGTGTGCAgccagcactgtgtgtgtggtgatggTTTTAACAGACGCTGTTCTGGAGGACTCAGGAACACTGCACTGGCCTGGAGAAGCCTCATAAAcaaacccacacatacacaacagactcacacacacgcacctgtACACAAGATTGACACATATACACGCCACCGCCGTGCCTTGAGAAAGGACACAGGCGCACGGACACGTAACGCTGCAccttctggtgtgtgtgtctctactcGAACATTATTGGTGCCCTAGCTCCTCTCCTTTTGTGAGAGTGTGCATTTTATTTCTCCCCGTCTGTCCCATCTCCGCCGCCACCATGCCGAGCTCCACCATCCGCCGGCAGATGAAGAACATGGTGAACAACTACTCTGACGCTGAGAAGAAGGTCAGAGAGGCCACCTCCAACGACCCCTGGGGCCCGTCGTCTTCGCTCATGTCTGAGATCGCCGACCTCACCTACAACGTGGTCGCCTTCAGTGAGATCATGAGCATGATCTGGAAGCGGCTCAACGACCACGGCAAGAACTGGCGCCACGTCTACAAGGCCCTCACCCTCCTCGACTACCTGATAAAGACAGGCTCCGAGCGAGTGGCACTGCAGTGCAAAGAGAACATCTTTGCCATCCAGACTCTGAAGGACTTCCAGTACATTGACCGAGACGGCAAAGACCAGGGCATCAACGTCCGGGAGAAGAGCAAGCAGCTAGTGGTCCTACTCAAAGACGAGGACCGTCTCAAAGGAGAGCGGTAAGAGCTTTATAAATCATATCAGTAGTTAAAAATCTTCGGCGTCAACTAGGGCTGAAGAAAATCTCATTTTGATTTTCCTGCCAGATGTTGCGATTACGATTCGATTtgcgattattattattattttttattttttttaaagctagaTATTGCACCTTCCTACGAtcctgttaaataaagtaatacaaaatcAATGAAAGATCCACTGAAAATTGGACgtctgtaaacaatctgtgatatgtaacattattccagcatgtactgtatgtactgtagtaaatataataatgaaaagaggaataacaaaaaaaaaagtcaaatcaaATGCTACACAAAACATTTAACTAAATAATTCACTTTTCCTGCCTTCGATTAGTCGCGGTCTTCGCGATTAGAtaatcgcattctttcaaatcgtGGTTCGCCCTGCTGTCAACTCGTGTTTATGCATATAATTCAGGATTTACCAAGTCATGCTCGATTCTGCAGGGTGGGGTATATGACAGTGATAGAACACCCTTCCCAACTTTTCCTTGTCCTCTAAAAGGGCCCCCTAAAAGTCAGTGACTTGAATCATAACCAGTGGTTAAAATTTGCACATTGTTAATTGAGGCATCAGACTTTATTCGCCCTAGTTCTGCTCTGATGCTGAAAGCTAGCGAGGTCGACCATACCGCTCCCGAACCACACCAGACCCTGGCACCACTTCCTCTTATTAAACAATGACTAGTGCTTTCACTGTGTCCAATTTCATTACAGCTGACCGAGAAGCTTTAATACAAAGGGGTCTCTTCAGTACTTTAGGACTCCATTTTGTTTCCACACCTGCTGGTTATAAACAAAGATCCCTAGGACGTCATGCTTCTCCATATTTCCTCTGCTGTTTTGTCATTTACAGTAAATCTCTACTAGTGGTAAGAAGTGCAAACAAAGTTACTGCACTTTTAAGAAATGGCTACAGGGTTGCTGTCTTCCCCAGATTAATAGTCTTCAGTGATTCTCTGTGTGGCTGTATTTGAAGATATTGCCgaaaaactgaatttagaaAAAAGGTTATGACGACACCTGCGCTGGTCTCCTTTTCTTATGCCGTTAGTTTCTCTATTTGTTCCTCCACCTGTCTTTTTTTATAACACACGATATCTCAGACTGTGACAAAAACGAGGGCATTGCATCATTTCCAGAATTATATAAGTTGGCCCAAAAGGGGTGCTTCATCATTTGTTTGGCAGCATGTGTAATTCTAGTTAGTGATTATGTTCACCCTGATTCTCGGGGTGGTTTTGGAAATACAGTAGACTTCAATTTCCCTTTTCATACCTCATGCTTATTTTGTCCTTTTGGACGTCACACTAAGGATTAAAAGAATCTTGAGTTGAGTCAAGATGACCGATCATAtgccattatgtttttttttttttgtcccactaGGTCTCAGGCTTTGAAGACCAAAGAGCGTATGGCCCAGGTGTCCACAGGGAGCACTCAGATGGGTTTTGGCCGAGGCTCGTCTCAGCCCAACCTCTCCACTTCCTACAGCGAAGAGTACGGCCGGTCAGAGGGCTCACCTGCGTCCTACCATGGCTGTGAGTATTAGCATATACAGTAGTTGCCACATGTTTAAGCGACACGTGATACAGCATATTCCATTATACTGTATTGTGTCCCCCGATGGTGTAACTTTGGCCTACATCCAGAAACCTGCCCCTCCTCCTGTTCTGTCTCTGGCTTGCAGTCCTGCAGTAGAGCTGCATTCCTcagcgtgcgtgcgcgcgcacacacacacacacacacacacacacacacacacacacacacacacacacacacacagaagaggaAGCGGAGTTCACCACCCCAGCTTCTATCATCCACATGACAGAGGAATCTGCTCCTCTTTTCACTGATCCGCTCACTCCTCCAGAGACACAGTGAGGGAGAGATGTAGAAACACACAGTGACCGACAGTGTAGCAAGGGATACATGATGGAAAGAAAGAAGTGAATGGAAACTAAACTTGGATAACCTTTGATAAAAAGAGGGACTAGAGAagaaatgtctgtctgttttgtttaaTGAAGTGTGCAGTGACACTCGGGCTTATTTTCTACAGATGCACATTACTGCCCTCTGTAACTAGCATGATCTATTGATTAGTCTGATATCGTCACCGTGCCAAGCTTGGAATATTATCACATATATACCTCTTGAAGTAATCAATTTAAGGGGGTCCTCATACTTGGTGACATATTTGGTGATGAGTGCTCTCGGGTTTCTGTACTTGAATTTTTACTGGTACTTGTTTCTTCTTCTAGTTCCAATAGCTCACTCtaacagaaaataaaagcagagtTCAAATGGATTGAAAGAAAGATGGGGTGAGCGAGGGGTAGAGttgaaaagaaacagaaatcCCTGTCTGGGAATGGGCAAAGAGGGAAGAGGGGAAGACTGGAGAGGTTGAAATTAAGAGTGAACCATGGcctcttttttcctttcatcCTCTGACCcccagtcgtgtgtgtgtgtgtgtgtaagactgtgcatgtggtgtgtgtgtgtgtgtggtttgagcCTGCGTGGATCCTACGTGTTGCATGAAGCGTGTGCATTGCTGCGTGTATGTTACGTTTGAGTGTGGGGCTCAGAGCCGGAAGCTCCAGCAGCTGAGTCATCAGTTGAGAAAACTGAAGGAGAGACTGACCAATACGAGTGTGGCAGCGCAGTCTCTGTGGGCGTTTCCGGGGGGGTGGGGGATTTTTGGGATTCCACTCGAACTTTCCGAGTATTGTTGTCCAGGCAGGGCCGTGCAAGTGTGACTGTTGGTGTTAGCTTAGCATATCCCCTCTCTATCCCTTCATCCTCTTTTGGTTGTCTCTCATCGTCCTGACTGGTGCTCCCCTGCCTTTGCGTGCTACCCACGGGGGTCtggaaaaatgtttattttcacaGATTCACACAAAATGTCTCACTCACCAGGTTTCAAACAGCCACTTAATTCTTTATCTAGAGAGACATGGGGATCCGCAAATGTTCTGGTAGTTCGCCGTCGACACCCTGGGATAAAACTCTTATGGCCATTATCACCACATAAATCTACTACAGAGAATACGAGTGGTCATCAGCCCGTTTGGCTTTCTCCAAAACGTTCTGTTCAGAGCTTGAATTGCATGCTGCACTTAGAGACTTAGCTTTGTTTGAAGGGTTTTGTAAGCTTAAGTATTTGTTTAATTTCAGTGTGCTTATTTCCTCCAGTCAGTAAACATAGCACCACGGAAAATGAACATGACAAGATAAACATATGGACTAAACGGCGAACGGTAGAAGAATGGCCCAGTTATTTAGATGCATTTTTCTGCTAGCAGGCAGAGCTGTGTCTGTGAGAAATGCCAAGAAATTGTGATTATCCATATATGGTCCATTCCCACAGTGGTAGGCAAGAAAGTGGTGTGTTTTAGTTGGCTTtgagttttgtttatttgtctctGGGACTCACAACTGTCAAGTGTTATTGTGTTGTCAGTCAGTCTCCCTTGAGGCTTAGTGGTCGAAAAACTGTTTAATTAGCCCTCTTTTGCTTTGCAGTTGTTTTCGGAAAGATTTAAAGTGAGCTCAAGGAAAATATTCCTTTTGATAGAAGAATGTAATGGatatattagggctgtgtattggcatgaatctggcgatacgatacgtatcacgatacatgggtcacgagtcaatatattgcaatatatttcgatactgtgcgtaaggcgatatattgggatatTTGGGTGTTCCCTGTCTATTTAAGGCAGACATGTAGCTGATGTCGAAGCCATGACTTAAGGCCCACCAGCTAACCAAACGCACCTTTACCCCTGGTACTTCTGGTCCCTTTCCCTGGAGACACAGCCTGGAGACAGAGCTTGGGAGACTTGCGTTTAAGGAACAAATAATAAGGCAGGACAAGAGCTAAGAAGAAGCGCGCAACATGCACGGAGGAGACAATGACTCAGATCTGAGGCTGGAGTTTCAAGACAAAAGCAGTGAATTAATAATTAGGAATATGTATGTTGTCATTATAAGTCATGTAGAAAATGAGGCTGTAATGCTGCTACTTAACCAACACATAATAGGCTTATAGGATTGTTGCTGTCGGGCAGAAACTATGTATCTCCATATTTcgtcattttaatttcttttcataaatcaatgctCTTGGTCACCCTTTACATCAGTCTGTGGgtttaacaaatatttaaagtggccatataatgctcattttcagtttcataattgcattttgaggttgtaccagaataggtttacatggtttaattttcaaaaaacaccatatttttgttgtactgcacattgctgcagctcctcttttcaccctgtgttcaggtctctgttttagctacagagtgagacctctcactgctgtaacagctttgttggcagtcgcacctgccagtagctaggtaagatgatcacatcatctagctagctagctgtttctgcagcttcggtcagtacaaggcaggattagccgggagacttcttctaaacgagggcgcacttccaactttgtgtggaatacctgcagaacagggacatgtaagtagatcttttgtagattatggtgaactagtttgtgtgttgtagcagtgttttgccattcggaaggagctagcatgctagcgctagcatgctacggttagccacctcgtttcggctagtgacgtaaaaagccctgccaattttgaccagctcacccggagactgaaggcaggacacattcagaaacctgtatctcactcaaaacagcatggatgttttttttttttcaaagtatatgagagtgtatatatatatatatatatatatatatatgtagtgtatgcgtgtgtaaatggactgtatttatatagcgcttttctaatcttaacgactactcaaagcgcttttacatagtacaggaaccattcaccattcacacacatacactgtggccgaggctgccgtacaaggtgccacctgctcatcaagCCTTTTACCTGTGAAAGGACATCttttacattcacacacatttatgctCCGATGCGCAGCATCGGGGGCAACCCcgagttcagtgtcttgcccaaggacacttcgacatgggactgcagggccagggatcgaaccaccaacctaaCAATTGGCAGGCaaccgctctaccactgagccacagccgcagAATTGGAAGCACCggagacaaaaaaatgacaccccaaatcccagaaaaggttttttttttttcttcttcataatatgggcactttaaacagtGACGAGGCGATTTCATCTGACTTTGTCTAAGGTAAATAGCGCaataaaatcttttaaaatttgtccttttttaaatgttctgaaAAGCAAtagttttggacatacaaggtttttCTCTAACCATTTGCATTCAGAATAGCTATCAACACAATGTAACACCATACACAAGATCATCATGTATCCATGAGTGATGAGTATCCAGTGAGTATTTGTGTGGGAGTGTCCACATCAGCAGCAGGGCATGTCATGACTGGTCTTTGTTGTTTGGAGCAGAGacggagggggaaaaaaaatcgcaCCAAAACATTaagattacattttcaaatcacATCTTTTCAATGCATCctgtttataatatatataatataaaacagcTTTGTATTTGACAAATTGCACAGAAAATGTTAAACCCAAAACCTACCTTTTGGTACAACCAAAACTTCTGTGTTCTTGTCATAACTTCCCACACTACAGTTCCCACGTTTCTAAACTCAAAGACACACAGTCCCACTTTGAATTCAAGAATACTAGTCTGCCTTAATGAACATTACCTTTTGGCGTTGTTACTTCCTTCACCTGgcctgtgtggtgtgtgtgtgtgtgtgtgtctgtgtgtttttttctgctgccaCGTGGCCTGATCTAATCCAATAAGCTGAATGCAGGCTCACTGAAGGCTTCTaatcacacacaccaacacacagtgTATTTTCTGTACAGTACAAAGCGGCTCACGGCATCCCCGTACTGTCATCACAAATACcgcattatttatttacatttattattcGAGCATTCACAATAATCAGCAGCAAGTGGAGGCGCGTAGATCAGGTCTGAGCTGGTCTGTCTATCGATCTCTACTCCGTTTCAGTAGGCCTAGCTTACAGTTGTCATATGCCAAAAAGCATTAAACCACTTGTCAGCATACAGtgcatttactgttttttgtttttgtttttttctctggaGGATCGCAATTGAAAACGGTTGAGAACCACTTTACTAGACAACACTGTGTGATATCTATTCATACGATTGTAATTATTACACCAGGGCTTGATTATGGACTATTAACAGTGGCCCTATTTTTCcatattattatagtatatacagtatgcgaTGGAGTCCCATGTGGCAGTGATGTTAACCTACGTTCTGAATGTGTCTGCTAGCCACGTCTCCCAACGCGGGTTCAGAACTGGAGCAGGCCAGACCTCAGACCAGCGGAGAGGAGGAGCTACAGCTGCAACTGGCTCTGGCCATGAGCAGAGAGGCTGCGGAGCAGGTAcatactcacaaacacacatacatagaaacGCATGCTAATGGGGCAGAGCATGCATCCATGCTTGTCATTATCTTTTCTTGCTGTGTTTGAAATGTGCAGATAGTTTATATTCCATCTGTGGATAACCAGCTTATTTTAAGATTTCAAAAGATGCTGAACTGAGAGAAGTTGCATATGTGCTGCTTGGGCTAACTTTGCTCTTGGTGTGTGTTTAGGAGGAGCGCTTGCGCAGAGGGGACGACCTGAGACTACAGATGGCCTTGGAGGAGAGTAAGAAAGGAGGTCCAGAATCGGCAAAACTGCccaagaagaaaagagaggtaCTACAATAACTCAGTTATTCTGTTATAATGACCATGCTCATGGAAACATGTCGCTTCTCTATatcctctttttctgtctgacaCTGTTTGCTGCTTCATGAGCAGTAATGAAACTACTAACTGGCAGCAGACTACCTAGTTTGCTCATCATTATTCTGCCTGAATAGCTGGCTGCCTGGAGTTTGAGGGCACGCAGAGCTAAAGTGAAGAAGTATGGCTGCATGACCAAGGCTCATGTTTTTATTTCCGCACATAACGACATGACCACCATCGGTATATTTGAAGAGTATTTGTGCTGTAGAGGATAATGGCTGACCAACAGACGGTCCTAACCAATGATTTTCCTCCTCATCTATTCCCGCTCTATCTTTACTCcccattcttctttttcctctctgtctgctttctttgttctttttttttcttcctgtctctcggtcactttctctgtctctttctagcCACAATCATCTTTGATGGATCTGATGGATGTCCCTGAGCCTGGTGCCCGTGCTGACCCCTGGGGGGCCGGAGTTGGAGCCGGAGTTGGAGCCGGGGTTGCGGCAGCCTCTGCTTTAGAAGACCCCTGGCACTCTTAtggtatatacacatacattctCTGCACTGGAAATGGTCACATGAGATGATATCGACACActgactgttttttattttttatttgaagtaTTAGTGTATAGAGacagtttttctgtttgtgtcgTTTCTACTCTCCACCTGCAGCTCCTATGACTGTGACTCTTTGTTAAATAGGAATGCTGCTCCACTGGCTCAGCAGCATTACTGCatagagaggaggggaggatgtTAGAGGAAGATATCATCAAGGAAATGAGTGTGGAGAAGCAGGGCAAGGAGGCTGTTAGGGAGTTTGATATGTaaatgttaaagggtaactacagtttttttcaacctggaccctattttcctacgtttttgtgtctaagtgactgatgggaacaacaatctctaaaattggtccagtattaagcaagatcactGCAGTTTGCatcggcgaaacaagctacaatgtatgttaatagggcaattgtccagcttgtatttaccttcacaaaagtgctcgttttgccactgacatgctCATATTTATATTCTAAGTGTCCGAcagcattatggaaaggatcccttcacagatagacctttaaaaaccTATTTgagacctttttgtttaaccagaaacagctctgaagtcgctagcgctaaacccaccagactccatttaaagaagcaatacttttagcgtgtatagaaccagattttcacatgtaaattggtaaactatgtgttgatttcaaccaaaactagatttgtgatggttggaaaagtggaaagaggacccaaaacggcttttcttagttttttgtttccgtcgactttgaatgaagtgtattttacgatgctaaaatcacggagtctggtgggtttagcgaacgcaatttcgcggatattttaatgtttaaaaataggATCTTTTCTCATTAACAGAAaagtcgacctccttagaaatcctttccataatgttgtcagacacttagaatataaatctgagcctgtcagtggcaaaacgagcacttttgtgaaggtaaatacaggctggacaattgccccataacttacattgtagcctgtttcgccgctgccgactgcagcgattttgattaatactggaccaatgtcaaacatggttgttcccatcagacacttagacaaaaaacatagaaaaatagggttaaacaaacaaaaaacctgTAGTTAACTTTTAAAGGGGGAAAGGAGAAGGACAATGAGCAGTGGTTTTAGAATGGGTCAGCTCAAATACACCTGCTATCAGAACCTGCATGAAACCACTCATCTTATTTTACCTTTCTCctgctctcttcctctgtccctcctcctcttcctatcCAATTTGCCCTAACGTTTTGCATGCTTCATCCAACCCCCATTCTCCCCTACTCTCTAGGGTCTGCACCTAAGCCAGCAGCCCCAGCGGACCCATGGGGTGTTACTCCTTCTGTTCCACCCATGAAGAGTGCTGATCCCTGGGCATCAAACTCTACTCCTGCCGCTGACCCCTGGGGCTCCGCAGCCGCCCGCCCCAAGACTTCCAACACAGGTGACCATAAGGGAAAGAGTAGCTTTTTGTCCACAAGCATCAGTTACTAGGGCATTTACAAAATTCACCAGTCAACTGTACCTCCACCATAGAGGTTAATTTCAGTCAGTTATTGTCTGGGAATTATGTATTTGAGGCTGAAAGATACTTGGAAAATCGTTAAGTATTTATGGATGTTTGCTCTATTTGAGTTCTCTCTATTTTAAGAAATGGAAAAGATTTCTAATAAATGGCTGGCAAGTGTTTCGAAGACCTAACTGCTTTGTCAACTGGggaacacacagcacacaatAACAAATGCTTATGTACATCTGCAtgctttcacttgttttttatTTCGCTTTGTTTGTTAGTTTACCAAATTCTCCATACATTAATTCTTGTATTGTCTGTTTCCATCTGTCTACGTATGTGTctgccgtgtgtgtgcgtgtgcgtatgCGTTGTCCCCTTTCAGGTAGCTTTGACCTGTTCAGTGCATCCAACGGTACGTCTAAAGAGGACTTCTCAGAATTTGACAGCCTGcgctcttcctcctctgtcccCACTGGTACTCACccttgtctttgtctctctaaTGACACggagtctgtgttgttttccctCGGTGTCTGAAATGATGCCTGTCTGCAGATACAATGTCTCTGTGGGGCAAAGGCACCCACATGTCTTGTCTTTGTATGTAAATATCACCAGACCTGAGCAAAGACAGTGTTAACACCGCTGGAGTCATGTTGTTTGATGATTTTTCCACTGCAAATGCAATCCAATGCTGCAGTAATCGTATCAAATGGTGTAAAAATATCTGTTTGCTCTGGTTTGGTCCCATATCACTGTGGTGCAATGTGATGCAGCTTTTGTGTTTATTACTAAATGCATTATTAGACCTGGGCCATCCAGTTTATGGAATCCCTCTTGAGATCTGCTGTGATCTGTTTGGTTCATCTGAACCAACAtgttccaattttttttattaaacccaTTCACAACTCTATTCGGGTTGGTATGTGAGAGGGTTCCAGTGAACAGCTTGGCACAGGTCTTGAGTGTTTTTCCCCATGTGGTTTGGCAGTCTCTGGGTGTGGGAAAGTGACATTGGTATCTGAGTTTTGCTCCGGCTCAACACAAACAATTCTGAAACAGTCCAAGGACAAGGTGAGAAGGAACATAAACACAGGAAAATTACTTTTCCCAGAAGGGTGGAGGTCACACACTTCAGTGATATTAAGGATGAGTTGCAGGATGAGTTGTAAAAATGTTACTAATTGAGTCAGCTCTGGCTGAAATCTATAGGCCTTATGGGACTCTGATCTTATCATGGCTCTGATACGTCTCAGTTTCTGTTCTGAgaagacatttttgacatttcctACTTGTGTACGTTGCTGCTGGCATGCTGGGTTTTTTGCGTTTTCATGTGCGAGTGCATTAATGAAGATCTCCACTGctgtctgcctgctgctgcaaaaAACAACAGCCAGGCTGTCTGCCATTGATGGCCTCTCATAAAATCATCTACTGATCATTTAATTACATCAGCTCGGAAACTGAGGAGTTTACACATGGCAAGAATatctttgaatacatttttaaatatctatTAGACCTGTTTATAATGCAAAATGTgagtgtaaataaaaacaaacctatCACGTACTCTGTTCTCGTGTGGTAGCCCTAATTACAGATTTATAGTGACCTCTGCAGTTCAAGACTAGAAAAGAAATATTGTCTTCCTGTAT
It encodes:
- the epn2 gene encoding epsin-2 isoform X1, with the protein product MPSSTIRRQMKNMVNNYSDAEKKVREATSNDPWGPSSSLMSEIADLTYNVVAFSEIMSMIWKRLNDHGKNWRHVYKALTLLDYLIKTGSERVALQCKENIFAIQTLKDFQYIDRDGKDQGINVREKSKQLVVLLKDEDRLKGERSQALKTKERMAQVSTGSTQMGFGRGSSQPNLSTSYSEEYGRSEGSPASYHGSTSPNAGSELEQARPQTSGEEELQLQLALAMSREAAEQEERLRRGDDLRLQMALEESKKGGPESAKLPKKKREPQSSLMDLMDVPEPGARADPWGAGVGAGVGAGVAAASALEDPWHSYGSAPKPAAPADPWGVTPSVPPMKSADPWASNSTPAADPWGSAAARPKTSNTGSFDLFSASNGTSKEDFSEFDSLRSSSSVPTGDGGVASSLPSQASLASSGSMDLFDPLPSSISMSATTNPTRKTPESFLGPNAALVNLDSLVTKPAQPAPVVNPFLASTGGSAPAPAPASAAHANPFQVSQPAPPTLNQMRVSPMPASFGMAEPMAISSGPAQPITMVPLAGIAPMARVMPGMVGAVGGVGMNAGMPGTMSLPQPLMSMPPQAGTQPTGTTNPFLL
- the epn2 gene encoding epsin-2 isoform X2; the encoded protein is MPSSTIRRQMKNMVNNYSDAEKKVREATSNDPWGPSSSLMSEIADLTYNVVAFSEIMSMIWKRLNDHGKNWRHVYKALTLLDYLIKTGSERVALQCKENIFAIQTLKDFQYIDRDGKDQGINVREKSKQLVVLLKDEDRLKGERSQALKTKERMAQVSTGSTQMGFGRGSSQPNLSTSYSEEYGRSEGSPASYHGSTSPNAGSELEQARPQTSGEEELQLQLALAMSREAAEQEERLRRGDDLRLQMALEESKKGGPESAKLPKKKREPQSSLMDLMDVPEPGARADPWGAGVGAGVGAGVAAASALEDPWHSYGSAPKPAAPADPWGVTPSVPPMKSADPWASNSTPAADPWGSAAARPKTSNTGSFDLFSASNGDGGVASSLPSQASLASSGSMDLFDPLPSSISMSATTNPTRKTPESFLGPNAALVNLDSLVTKPAQPAPVVNPFLASTGGSAPAPAPASAAHANPFQVSQPAPPTLNQMRVSPMPASFGMAEPMAISSGPAQPITMVPLAGIAPMARVMPGMVGAVGGVGMNAGMPGTMSLPQPLMSMPPQAGTQPTGTTNPFLL
- the epn2 gene encoding epsin-2 isoform X3 — its product is MPSSTIRRQMKNMVNNYSDAEKKVREATSNDPWGPSSSLMSEIADLTYNVVAFSEIMSMIWKRLNDHGKNWRHVYKALTLLDYLIKTGSERVALQCKENIFAIQTLKDFQYIDRDGKDQGINVREKSKQLVVLLKDEDRLKGERSQALKTKERMAQVSTGSTQMGFGRGSSQPNLSTSYSEEYGRSEGSPASYHGSTSPNAGSELEQARPQTSGEEELQLQLALAMSREAAEQEERLRRGDDLRLQMALEESKKGGPESAKLPKKKREPQSSLMDLMDVPEPGARADPWGAGVGAGVGAGVAAASALEDPWHSYGSAPKPAAPADPWGVTPSVPPMKSADPWASNSTPAADPWGSAAARPKTSNTGDGGVASSLPSQASLASSGSMDLFDPLPSSISMSATTNPTRKTPESFLGPNAALVNLDSLVTKPAQPAPVVNPFLASTGGSAPAPAPASAAHANPFQVSQPAPPTLNQMRVSPMPASFGMAEPMAISSGPAQPITMVPLAGIAPMARVMPGMVGAVGGVGMNAGMPGTMSLPQPLMSMPPQAGTQPTGTTNPFLL